Proteins encoded by one window of Arachis ipaensis cultivar K30076 chromosome B04, Araip1.1, whole genome shotgun sequence:
- the LOC107636185 gene encoding uncharacterized protein LOC107636185 has product MHTDDNQILLIPQKYATDLSTKTNMLTANTVPTSMISSIKLSKDNSDLYDDPKQYRFIVGALQYLTLTRLDITFAVSKMQIGVLMYVDDRRSMTGYCVYFGRNLIAWKCNKQQAVSRSSTEAEFRALVAVQSKLVWTQNLPLQENH; this is encoded by the exons ATGCATACAGATGATAATCAGATTCTATTGATACCACAGAAGTATGCTACTGACTTATCAACTAAAACTAACATGCTAACTGCTAACACAGTCCCTACTTCTATGATTTCATCAATCAAATTAAGTAAAGATAACTCTGACCTTTATGATGATCCTAAGCAGTACAGGTTTATTGTTGGAGCATTGCAATATTTAACCTTAACAAGACTAGACATTACATTTGCTGTGAGCAAA ATGCAGATTGGAGTGCTGATGTATGTTGATGATAGAAGATCGATGACAGGCTACTGTGTGTACTTTGGAAGGAATCTAATTGCCTGGAAATGCAATAAACAACAAGCTGTTAGCAGGTCCAGTACAGAGGCAGAGTTTCGCGCTTTGGTAGCTGTGCAATCTAAACTTGTATGGACTCAGAATCTGCCCCTACAAGAAAACCATTGA